The following proteins come from a genomic window of Pyxidicoccus sp. MSG2:
- a CDS encoding DEAD/DEAH box helicase — MAPQISLDFAEQCAAHPALASFHPVVRRWFAERLGEPTRPQVEGWPLIQAGQDVLIAAPTGSGKTLTAFLAALDSLFRLALEGTLPDATQVLYVSPLKALGNDVQKNLLQPLEELLTRARGEGYTPQDLRVQVRSGDTPASERAQMVRRPPHILITTPESLYLYLTAERARATLRKVRTVIVDEIHALARDKRGSHFTLSMERLKALTEVRPQLIGLSATQKPLDAISGFLTGASHRECRRVEVGHLRPWDLTLEIPDAELSSLATHEMWGQIYDRLVELTGQHRTTLIFVNTRKMAERVAHDLGERLGEGTVAAHHGSMSREIRLAAEEKLKAGQLRAMVATASLELGIDVGNVDLVVQLGSTRAISVLLQRVGRAGHHKAAISKGIVFAMTRDELMECAALLNAVHEGDLDAVRIPQKPLDVLAQQIVAACACEEWDERALFSLFQRAYPYRDLTWEEYQGVLEVLSEGIAAARGRAGIHLHRDRVNQRLKGRRGVRITALTNGGAIPDTFTFSVTAEPEGKVVGTLDEDFAVESSPGDIFLLGSTAWRIQRVMGSTVVVEDARGAPPNVPFWRGEAPGRTDELSSQVGRLRQELLEREDAQSFLEKQLRMPPPAVDALMGYLRLGKKMLDAVPSHTTIVAERFFDEAGGMQLIIHAPFGSRINRAWGLALRKRFCRSFDFELQAAATEDGILLSLGEQHSFPLADIFDFLHPDHVEEVLVQAVLQAPIFGTRFRWVATRALALHRMMGGKRVAPNLQRARSEDLLAAVFPAQVGCQDNHGGGDIELPDHPLVKQTMDDCLREAMDIDGLREVLRRMRDGRIKLEARDVPEPSVFAHAMIHSQPYTFLDDAPAEERRVRNVALRRAMPAEDAAAFGALDAAAIATVVEDAAPPMRDEDELHDALLQLILVHAHEVPRGLEVPLFKQGRVAWLELPAGRFLVSAERGNAVRALFPDAVTQPPLPVLEYDRPVERDAAIFQVVRGRMEMLGPTTVAELARLTVLSEDEVNVALHGLESQGSVLRGRFRALESPLAPGETPPLEWCDRRLLQRIHRMTVGRLRKEIEPLSAQDFMRFLFRWHHMEDVDALRGSTGLLKAVRLLQGYEAPASAWERFLLPARMRGYTPDMLERACYAGEVAWGRLTMKDAKPPPGPRRGAPVDPEPAPPPRSRASPTRNAPLTFTLREDLEWMLTAARPHAVLADGDVWTPPDLSVPAKDVVSVLERRGACFFQDLVSRARRLPAEIEDALWELVARGLVTADAVQNLRILQSPAHRKRQKLLQRGGPGRWSLLAPAEPKPQDEVMDQLARLFLQRYGIVWRDLVMREALAPTWRELLFVYRRMEARGEVRGGRFVAGFVGEQFALPEAVDVARAVRRQAPSGVRVQLSGVDPLNLTGVVTPGPRVPAMPGNVVTYVDGVPRGVDELEDEAEGNVGEDTEGGSGEVMAS; from the coding sequence ATGGCCCCGCAGATCAGCCTCGACTTCGCCGAGCAGTGCGCGGCGCATCCCGCGCTGGCGTCGTTCCATCCCGTGGTGCGTCGCTGGTTCGCCGAGCGGCTGGGCGAGCCCACCCGCCCCCAGGTGGAGGGCTGGCCGCTCATCCAGGCCGGCCAGGACGTGCTCATCGCCGCGCCCACGGGCAGCGGCAAGACGCTCACTGCCTTCCTCGCCGCGCTGGACTCCCTCTTCCGCCTCGCGCTGGAGGGCACGCTGCCGGACGCCACGCAGGTGCTCTACGTGTCGCCGCTCAAGGCGCTGGGCAACGACGTGCAGAAGAACCTCCTCCAGCCGCTGGAGGAGTTGCTTACCCGCGCGCGCGGAGAGGGCTACACGCCCCAGGACCTCCGCGTGCAGGTGAGAAGCGGGGACACACCGGCCTCCGAGCGCGCGCAGATGGTGCGCCGCCCGCCGCACATCCTCATCACCACGCCGGAGTCGCTCTACCTCTACCTCACCGCCGAGCGCGCCCGCGCCACGCTGCGCAAGGTGCGCACCGTCATCGTGGACGAAATCCACGCCCTGGCGCGCGACAAGCGGGGCAGTCACTTCACCCTGTCCATGGAGCGGCTCAAGGCGCTCACGGAGGTGCGGCCGCAGCTCATCGGCCTGTCCGCCACGCAGAAGCCGCTGGACGCCATCTCCGGCTTCCTCACCGGCGCCTCCCACCGCGAGTGCCGGCGCGTGGAGGTGGGCCACCTGCGCCCGTGGGATTTGACGCTGGAGATTCCGGACGCGGAGCTGTCCTCGCTCGCCACGCACGAGATGTGGGGCCAGATCTATGACCGGCTGGTGGAGCTGACGGGGCAGCACCGCACCACGCTCATCTTCGTCAACACGCGGAAGATGGCGGAGCGCGTGGCGCATGACCTGGGCGAGCGGCTCGGTGAAGGCACCGTCGCGGCCCACCACGGCAGCATGTCGCGCGAAATCCGGCTGGCGGCGGAGGAGAAGCTGAAGGCCGGGCAATTGCGCGCCATGGTGGCCACCGCGTCGCTGGAGTTGGGTATCGACGTGGGCAACGTGGACCTGGTGGTGCAGTTGGGCAGCACGCGCGCCATCTCCGTGCTCCTCCAGCGTGTGGGCCGCGCGGGCCACCACAAGGCCGCCATCTCCAAGGGCATCGTCTTCGCGATGACGCGCGACGAGTTGATGGAGTGCGCCGCGCTCCTCAACGCCGTGCACGAGGGCGACCTGGACGCGGTGCGCATTCCGCAGAAGCCGTTGGACGTGCTGGCGCAGCAGATTGTCGCCGCGTGCGCCTGCGAGGAGTGGGACGAGCGCGCCCTCTTCAGTCTCTTCCAGCGCGCGTACCCCTACCGCGACCTCACGTGGGAGGAGTACCAGGGCGTGCTGGAGGTGCTGTCGGAGGGCATCGCCGCCGCGCGGGGCCGGGCCGGCATCCACCTGCACAGGGACCGCGTCAACCAGCGCCTCAAGGGCCGCAGGGGCGTGCGGATTACGGCGCTCACCAACGGCGGCGCCATCCCGGACACCTTCACCTTCAGCGTCACCGCCGAGCCCGAGGGCAAGGTGGTGGGCACGCTGGATGAGGACTTCGCGGTGGAGTCCTCGCCCGGGGACATCTTCCTGCTGGGCAGCACCGCGTGGCGGATTCAACGGGTCATGGGCAGCACGGTGGTGGTGGAGGACGCGAGGGGCGCGCCGCCCAACGTGCCCTTCTGGCGCGGCGAGGCGCCGGGCCGCACCGACGAGCTGTCCTCCCAGGTGGGCCGGCTGCGCCAGGAGTTGCTCGAGCGCGAGGACGCGCAGTCCTTCCTGGAGAAACAGTTGCGCATGCCGCCGCCCGCGGTGGACGCGCTCATGGGCTACCTGCGACTGGGCAAGAAGATGCTCGACGCGGTGCCCAGCCACACCACGATTGTGGCCGAGCGCTTCTTCGACGAGGCGGGTGGCATGCAGCTCATCATCCACGCGCCCTTTGGCAGCCGCATCAACCGCGCGTGGGGTCTGGCGCTGCGCAAGCGCTTCTGCCGCTCGTTCGACTTCGAGTTGCAGGCGGCGGCCACCGAGGACGGCATCCTCCTGTCGCTGGGTGAGCAGCACTCCTTCCCGCTGGCGGACATCTTCGACTTCCTCCATCCGGACCACGTGGAGGAGGTGCTGGTGCAGGCGGTGTTGCAGGCGCCCATCTTCGGTACGCGCTTCCGCTGGGTGGCCACGCGGGCGCTGGCGCTGCACCGGATGATGGGCGGCAAGCGCGTGGCGCCCAACCTCCAGCGCGCGCGCAGCGAGGACCTGCTCGCCGCCGTCTTCCCCGCGCAGGTGGGCTGCCAGGACAACCACGGGGGCGGCGATATTGAACTGCCGGACCACCCGCTGGTGAAGCAGACGATGGACGACTGCCTGCGCGAGGCGATGGACATCGACGGCCTGCGCGAGGTGCTGCGTCGCATGCGCGACGGCCGCATCAAGCTGGAAGCGCGCGACGTGCCGGAGCCGAGCGTCTTCGCGCACGCGATGATTCACAGCCAGCCGTACACCTTCCTCGACGACGCGCCGGCCGAGGAGCGCCGCGTGCGCAACGTGGCCCTGCGCCGCGCCATGCCCGCCGAGGACGCGGCGGCCTTCGGCGCGCTGGACGCGGCGGCCATCGCCACGGTGGTGGAGGACGCCGCGCCGCCCATGCGCGACGAGGACGAGCTGCACGACGCGCTGTTGCAGCTGATTCTCGTCCACGCGCACGAGGTGCCGCGCGGGCTGGAGGTGCCCCTGTTCAAGCAGGGGCGGGTGGCGTGGCTGGAGCTGCCGGCGGGGCGCTTCCTGGTGTCGGCGGAGCGGGGCAACGCGGTGCGCGCGCTCTTCCCGGACGCGGTGACGCAGCCGCCGCTGCCGGTGCTGGAGTACGACCGGCCCGTGGAGCGCGACGCCGCCATCTTCCAGGTGGTGCGCGGGCGCATGGAGATGCTGGGGCCCACCACCGTCGCGGAACTGGCCCGGCTCACCGTGCTCTCCGAGGACGAGGTGAATGTGGCCCTGCACGGCCTGGAGTCCCAGGGCTCCGTGCTGCGCGGCCGCTTCCGCGCGCTGGAGTCCCCGCTCGCTCCGGGCGAGACGCCGCCGCTGGAGTGGTGCGACAGGCGCCTGCTCCAGCGCATCCACCGGATGACGGTGGGCCGGCTGCGCAAGGAAATCGAGCCGCTGAGCGCGCAGGACTTCATGCGCTTCCTCTTCCGGTGGCATCACATGGAGGACGTGGACGCGCTGCGCGGCTCCACCGGTCTGCTCAAGGCGGTGCGCCTGCTGCAAGGCTACGAGGCGCCGGCCTCCGCGTGGGAGCGCTTCCTGCTGCCCGCGCGCATGCGCGGCTACACGCCGGACATGCTGGAGCGGGCCTGCTACGCGGGCGAGGTGGCCTGGGGCCGGCTGACGATGAAGGACGCGAAGCCGCCGCCGGGCCCGCGCCGGGGCGCTCCGGTGGACCCGGAGCCCGCGCCGCCGCCGCGCTCGCGGGCCTCGCCCACGCGCAACGCGCCGCTGACCTTCACCCTGCGCGAGGACCTGGAGTGGATGCTCACCGCGGCGCGCCCGCATGCGGTGCTGGCCGACGGCGACGTGTGGACGCCGCCCGACTTGAGCGTGCCCGCGAAGGACGTGGTGTCGGTGCTGGAGCGCCGGGGCGCGTGCTTCTTCCAGGACCTGGTGTCGCGCGCGCGGCGGCTGCCCGCGGAAATTGAAGACGCGCTGTGGGAGCTGGTGGCGCGCGGGCTGGTGACGGCGGACGCGGTGCAGAACCTGCGCATCCTCCAGAGCCCGGCGCACCGCAAGCGACAGAAGCTGTTGCAGCGCGGCGGCCCGGGACGCTGGAGCCTGCTGGCCCCGGCCGAGCCGAAGCCCCAGGACGAGGTGATGGACCAGCTCGCGCGGCTGTTCCTCCAGCGCTACGGCATCGTCTGGAGGGACCTGGTCATGCGCGAGGCGCTGGCGCCCACGTGGCGCGAGTTGCTCTTCGTCTACCGGCGCATGGAGGCGCGCGGCGAGGTGCGCGGTGGCCGCTTCGTGGCGGGCTTCGTGGGCGAGCAGTTCGCGCTGCCGGAGGCGGTGGACGTGGCGCGCGCGGTGCGCCGTCAGGCTCCGTCGGGCGTGCGGGTGCAGTTGTCCGGCGTGGACCCGCTCAACCTCACCGGCGTGGTGACACCGGGTCCCCGCGTGCCCGCGATGCCGGGAAACGTCGTCACGTATGTGGACGGCGTGCCCCGCGGCGTTGACGAGCTGGAGGACGAGGCCGAGGGCAACGTTGGGGAGGACACGGAGGGCGGAAGCGGCGAGGTGATGGCGAGCTGA